A region of Coturnix japonica isolate 7356 chromosome 15, Coturnix japonica 2.1, whole genome shotgun sequence DNA encodes the following proteins:
- the VPS29 gene encoding vacuolar protein sorting-associated protein 29 isoform X2 has protein sequence MLVLVLGDLHIPHRCNSLPAKFKKLLVPGKIQHILCTGNLCTKDTYDYLKTLAGDVHVVRGDFDENLNYPEQKVVTVGQFKIGLIHGHQVIPWGDMASLALLQRQFDVDILISGHTHKFEAFEHENKFYINPGSATGAYHALENNIIPSFVLMDIQASTVVTYVYQLIGDDVKVERIEYKKS, from the exons ATG TTGGTGTTAGTATTGGGAGACCTTCACATTCCACATCGATGCAACAGCCTCCCGGCCAAGTTCAAAAAGCTGCTTGTTCCAGGGAAGATCCAGCACATCCTCTGCACGGGAAACCTCTGCACCAAGGACACTTATGACTACCTCAAGACCCTGGCTGGGGATGTTCATGTTGTCAGAGGGGACTTTGACGAG AACCTGAATTATCCTGAACAGAAAGTTGTAACTGTTGGACAGTTCAAAATTGGTCTGATTCACGGCCACCAGGTCATTCCTTGGGGTGACATGGCCAGCCTGGCGTTGTTACAGAGGCAGTTTGATGTGGACATCCTCATTTCAGGCCATACACACAAATTTGAGGCATTTGAACATGAAAACAAGTTCTATATCAATCCAGGATCAGCTACAGGAGCTTATCATGCCTTAGAGAA cAACATCATTCCTTCGTTTGTGCTGATGGATATCCAGGCTTCCACAGTGGTTACGTACGTCTATCAGCTGATTGGAGATGATGTGAAAGTAGAAAGAATCGAGTACAAAAAATCCTAA
- the VPS29 gene encoding vacuolar protein sorting-associated protein 29 isoform X1, producing the protein MAGHRLVLVLGDLHIPHRCNSLPAKFKKLLVPGKIQHILCTGNLCTKDTYDYLKTLAGDVHVVRGDFDENLNYPEQKVVTVGQFKIGLIHGHQVIPWGDMASLALLQRQFDVDILISGHTHKFEAFEHENKFYINPGSATGAYHALENNIIPSFVLMDIQASTVVTYVYQLIGDDVKVERIEYKKS; encoded by the exons ATG GCCGGGCACAGA TTGGTGTTAGTATTGGGAGACCTTCACATTCCACATCGATGCAACAGCCTCCCGGCCAAGTTCAAAAAGCTGCTTGTTCCAGGGAAGATCCAGCACATCCTCTGCACGGGAAACCTCTGCACCAAGGACACTTATGACTACCTCAAGACCCTGGCTGGGGATGTTCATGTTGTCAGAGGGGACTTTGACGAG AACCTGAATTATCCTGAACAGAAAGTTGTAACTGTTGGACAGTTCAAAATTGGTCTGATTCACGGCCACCAGGTCATTCCTTGGGGTGACATGGCCAGCCTGGCGTTGTTACAGAGGCAGTTTGATGTGGACATCCTCATTTCAGGCCATACACACAAATTTGAGGCATTTGAACATGAAAACAAGTTCTATATCAATCCAGGATCAGCTACAGGAGCTTATCATGCCTTAGAGAA cAACATCATTCCTTCGTTTGTGCTGATGGATATCCAGGCTTCCACAGTGGTTACGTACGTCTATCAGCTGATTGGAGATGATGTGAAAGTAGAAAGAATCGAGTACAAAAAATCCTAA